A segment of the bacterium genome:
CGAATGTCGAAGCGCTGATTCAGAAGATAGAGAAATTGGAGGATGGCAGAAGTGATCGAAAAGGATAAGATTACCAGGATTCTTGCTACCGACTGCGGATCGACTACCACCAAAGCCATCCTGATTGAGAAGCGCGGCACCGAGTACCGCCTCAGTACGCGCGGCGAGGCGCCGACCACGGTGGAGGCGCCGTTTGAGGACGTGACCCGCGGCGTGCTGAACTCCGTGATGGAAGTCGAAGAGCTCTCCGGCGTGAAGCTGCTGGACGGCGAGACCATCATCAAACCGAAGAAGGGCGACAAGGAAGGCACCGACGTCTACATCTCGACCTCATCGGCCGGCGGCGGCCTGCAGATGATGGTTGCCGGGGTAGTCTTGACAATGAGCGGCGAGAGTGCGGCGCGGGCTGCGCTAGGCGCGGGCGCCATCGTGATGGACGTCATCGCGTCGAACGACGGTCGACTCCCGCACGAGAAGATTGAACGCATCCGCACCTTGCGTCCGGACATGATTCTCCTTTCCGGCGGCATCGACGGCGGGACCATCTCACACGTCGTCGAGCTGGCAGAGCTCATCGCTGCCGCCGACCCCAAACCGAGGTTCGGCGTCGGCTACAACCTGCCGGTCATCTTCGCCGGCAACACGGACGCACGCGAGTTGGTGCTCAAGACTCTGCGCGACAAGAGTGCCATCGAGGTGGTCGAGAACATCCGGCCGGTGCTCGAGCGGGAGAACCTGCGGCCGGCGCGCAACAAGATCCACGACCTGTTCATGGAACACGTCATGGCGCACGCCCCCGGCTACCGGAAGCTGATGGAATGGACCGATGTGCCCATCATGCCCACCCCGGGCGCGGTCGGGCTCCTGATTGAGAACATCGGCAAGTCCCAGGGCATCGCCGTTCTCGGCGTCGATATCGGCGGGGCCACGACCGACGTGTTCAGCGTGTTCCAGGGCGTATTCAATCGCACGGTTTCCGCCAACCTCGGCATGTCGTATTCGATATCCAATGTGCTGGCTGAGGCCGGCGAGAAGAACATCATGCGCTGGCTGCCGATGGAAATGTCGGCCGCCGAGGTCCGCAACCGCATCCGCAACAAGATGATTCGACCGACCACCATCCCTTCAACCCTCGAAGACCTGAAGTTGGAGCAGGCCATTGCCCGCGAAGCGCTGAGGCTGGCCCTGGTCCATCACAAGTCGATGGCGGTCGGACTCAAGGGCGTGCAGCAGGAACGAACGATTTCCGACGCCTTCGCGCAGTCGCGTACCGGCGAGACACTCGTAAGCATGATGGACCTGAACCTCGTCGTCGGTTCCGGCGGCGCGCTCTCCCACGCACCGCGCCGGGTCCAGTCAGCGATGATGACGATGGACGCATTCCAGCCTGAGGGCGTGACGCGCCTGACGGTCGACTCCATCTTCATGATGCCGCACCTTGGCGTACTGACCGAAGTCCATCCTGAGGCGGCCTACGAAGTCTTCGAGAAGGACTGCCTGATTCACCTCGGCACTTGCATCGCGCCGGTCGGTGAGGGCAAGGACGGCGGCCGTTGCGTGCATGTCAAGGTGGTCAAGGCGGATGGGAAAGAGATGGAGGCCCGGGTTGAGTTCGGCAACATCGCCATCCTGCCGTTGGGTGTGGGAGAATCCGCTCAGGCAACCATCAGCCCCGAGCGCGGATTCGACGTCGGTGCCGGGGCCGGCAAGGCACATGAAGCGAAGGTCGAGGGCGGTCTCGTGGGGGTCATCATCGACTGCCGTGGGAGACCTCTGGTTCTGGCCGAGGACGACAAGACGCGAATGGAAGCTCTCCGCAAGTGGGCGATGCAGCTCGACGCGTATCCGGCGTGATTTCTCCGGAACACAGACAGTCGACCGCAGACCGCTAGCAACCAACCGCTGACCACAGACCAGTCGGAGCAATTGACACTCGTCAAACTGTAATGGGACGACGACCGAGGCTAGAGTCCAGCAATTCGCAGTCCACGGGCCTGATTCTGCAATGTATGGCCGCAGGCCGCCAGCGGTCAGCCCACGCGACCGGCGAATCCCGTCCTGAGTCCGGCCGCCAAGAAGTGACTGTGGGCCGTCGTAGAAACGGCTCTCCGCATTTCATCAACGAAGCCGTCAGAATGACACCGGTGCAAGTGACGCTACTGCAGCGGTTGCTGACGGCCGCTTCTGCATGCGGCCTCAGGTCAGCCCCAAACAGGGGTCGCTCAACAGCCCCTCTCTACCTGCCCCCCTCCCCTTGCGTACGCCACGCTTCCCCCGATGATAGTATAGGCCACTCGGCCGTCAGCATCCACGATTGCGATATCCGCATCAGAGCCAACGGCGATCTCCCCCTTTTGGGGGTACAGATTCAGCTCTTTGGCCGGATTTGCTGTCACCATTGGAAGAACGTCAGTCATGCTCAAGCTCGACCATGAGAGAACATTGCGGATTGCCTGGTCGAGCGTCAACACGCTGCCGACGAGCTTTCCTTTGGGCCCCCACGTTCTCCCGTCCCGTATCTCCACCCTGAAACCGCTGGGGTTGTCGAACCCATCCATGTCAGTGCCCGCCGCCTTGCACGCGTCCGTCACAAGGCAGACCTTGCTACGTGGTTTCAGACGCATAATGCCAAGCACGTTGGCGGCTGCTACATGATGGCCGTCGGCGATGACCTCGACGCTGCATCTGTCATCACAAAGTGCCGCTCCAGCGAGCCCCGGGTCTCTTCCGGTAATAGACGCCATACCATTGAATAGGTGCGCCACATGTCTGCATCCCGTGGCCATCGCATTCACGGCCTGATCGTACGTGGCACCGCTGTGCCCTAGAGACACGACTACGCCTGCGCGGAGAAGACGGTCGATAACCTTGTTGCTCCCTTTGAGCTCCGGCGCCAGGGTCATTATCCTAAGGGCTCCACCAGCAAAGTCGAGGCATCTGTCAACGACCTGTGTTGAAGGAAGAGAAAGGCCGTTCCCGTATATTCCTCCTTTGTACTTCAGATTCAGGAACGGGCCCTCCATGTGGATGCCGAGGATGTTCGCGCCTGTGGTGGGGGCCTGCATGACCTCATTTATCGAATGACAACTGAGTCTTAGGTTCTCATCGCCGAGGTTCGTGAGAGTGATCAGCAGTGACGTCACGCCGAATCTCGCGTACGTGCTCGCCATCACCCTGATCGCGTCCGCAGTCCCCTCACGCGAATCCCTTCCGCCGCCTCCGTGTACGTGAAGCTCGATGAAGCCGGGCATGACGACAAGATCAGAGCAGTCAATTGTTGAGCCCGAGGTTTTGCAGGGATCGCTGGACTCGACAATGGCCGAGATGATACCGTTCTCGCATACAACCGAGCGACGACCTAGGACATCTCCGCTGGCGCGAACGAGTCCGTTCCTTAGTACAAGCCTCTGACTCTGCATGTTTGGCCCTCCAGTCCGTCAAATCCGGTCCGGATCGCAGCCATGCCTGGTGACAGGCATTGACCGCGTACCCTTTGCGTTCATCTTGGGCGGATGATCACTTGTCACCTGTACTTCGGGTTTGCCCTTGCGAGATATGGCCGCTTCTTGGTCCTATCCAAGACGATGTTCTCGTAGCAGTACCAGTTGCCGTCTGCAGGAAAGAAGAAAGGCGGCAGTCTGCTGATATAGCTGCGACTGAGCTCTCTTGTCCTCTCAATGATTGCGCTGGAGTCCACACCGAAGTGCTGTCTAATGACCTCGATCAACGGTGTGATGAAGTACTCGCCTAGCTTGAAATCGAACATGAAGCTGTGCTTGATGTTGTAGTTGTACTGCCCTCGCTGGATGCACTTGTAGGGAGCGCTGCGAAATTCAGCATTGATGTGCAAGTCCTCAGCCAAAGACAGGTCCTTGTCGACCGACTCCAAATCACGGATTACTATCCCCACCACCATGCAGTCTGAATTCAGTCCTATCAGGGCATTCTGGGCGTGGAACTCGAGCTCCAAGGCGCAGTTAAGGAGAAGCTCAAAGTGGCAAACAATGAGTGGTGAGATAATGGACTCGAATAGGTAATCGTCGGGCGCCTTGTTCTGCGAATTCACGAGTTGGACCAGCAGCGGAGGGTCCTCTTCGTGCTTGATGTCCTTTGAGAACAGAGAGAAAGCAGGCACGCCGACGTGTAGCTTATTCGGACGCGGGAAAGGTGTGGCCTCACGGTACACCATCCCCCACTCATACTTGCCTGTCTTGGTTGGCAATGACACGACTCTGGCTCCGGGCTCTTCTAGGAACAGAAACTGCCTTGGCAGCTTGCTGGCCTGGACGGCTTTCCTGATGATCTCTGTAAGTTCCACACTGGAAATCGCATGGTTGCGCGTGATCTGCCGGTCAATCCTGCCTATCAGACCCTTGTAGTTCAGCTTGACGTACCCGGGCCGATCTGGGTTGAGGATCTCGACAGTTCTTGAACTGGAGGTCGGCAAGACGCAGAAATCTGAAACACGGATTGATTCACAGCAGGACGTGACCAACTCGTTCTCCGCCATGTCGGGGTGCAATAGGATTTCAGCGTCGCCGAAGAAGCCGGGAATGTCCCCGTAATCGGAAAGCATGTCCTTGGCGAACTTCGCGGCGTAGAGGTTGAAGGCTGTGGCCGGACCCCTTGGATTAGTCATAACCGACGTGTTGTACATCCATGTAAACCCGCTGGGCGACCCATCATTCACGTATCGTTCCATGTACCGCCTCGCCGCAATCGGGTCCCGTAGGATGTCCTTGATCAGCACAGACTCATCCTAGCGATCTGTATTGATGACATGAGGAACATAATCCTCTCATCGACTCTGCTAGACCGGAGCCGGCCCTCAGTCCCCAAGAGCCTCGGGGTTTCTGGGCACACAGAGCTAGTCCCGAAACTCGCTCACACGGGCTTCGGGCCACAATTGTTTGGGTGTAGCGCGAGACAGTATCACAACAGACGCTAGTGTCTGCGTGCGACGGGCTGGTTTTCAGACAAGCTCCACATTACCAAACTCCAAATCCTCAAGTCATGACGGAATTGATTCACCTTCGGCAGTGACTATACGCCCGCAGAACCGCATGTCAAGCGCTGCCAGAATCGCGCGTGAGCGAAGCCGTGGCGGTACCAGTCGCCGGCGGGAGAACGCGCGTCGGCTGCGCGAGTATCCAGCGACAACACGTGCCCATTCGACTCGCCGATTTCCCGAAACGACCCGGCCTCGGTTTGCCGGTGCCACATGGCAGCTTGCCGAGCAGAACCGGAGACCTGACACGGCGGAATGGACCGTGAGGCCGGAACCGGACAGCTACCAGATCTCCTTCCATCTCTCCTCCCATCCCTTCGTGTCCGCTCTTGCGACTGCGGCAAGTGCACTCACGAAGATTCGAGCGGGATGGCTTGAAGGCAAGCACAAGGCATACAGCATTCGGTACACAGCAGACAGCAGATAGTACACAGAGGCAGCCGAGAGTATCATCGAAAGATGTGGAAGAAGGTTGTAGCCGTGTCTGCGAGGCAGCCGCGCCATGGGCAGCCATCGCAGACACGGCCAAAGGCACGGGCTTCCGCAGAGCAGCATGGTTATCCAAGTGCGATTTGCCGTGGCATCCTCCCTTCCTCCGTGTTGACCTCATGACTCAATGTAACGCCACACGTTGGGGACGAAACACTAAGGAAGCAGACCGAAGAAGACGTCCTGCCGATCAACCTGGGAACCGTCCCCGGAGTGGTTACCAGGGCGACACCCGGCGGGGTTCTGATGGAGGCTGGCGGGTGGAATTCCTCGGCGTTTCCGCGGCCGGTCTGCGCCGCGACTACCGAGTCTCTTCGGAAGGCGAATTGCGGTCAGGCCCTTTCCACGACTGCAAATACGACTTCCCAGCCGGATCGCATCACGGCTCGCAGGTCAACTTGCGACGCCACCTGTAAGGGGACTTGCAGGAGAACTTCCGTGGCGACTTCGATGACTTCTTGCGGGTCGATGCCAAGGGCGCTCGGAGGCGTGCTTTGTCGCCGGGCCGTCGGCCGTGTCTGTCCAGGCGAGCCCGCCGCTACGAGACGAGAGACCTAGCGGGGCATCTATCGGCGAGGAATCGCGACGACGCTTGGGGCTGGGACACGGTCCGACTCCTCGGCGGAATCGGTCATGTCCTTCTGTCCCGGCATGGATCGCGCGCCGGATTCCCGGAAGTCTCTCAGTATTTCCGCGTGGTCGAAGACCAATTCGGTTTCGGTTATTGCGTCTAGATCAATCAAGCGGTAGCGGTCGGCATCGTCCCCAGCCCTGGGCTTCCCGATTCCGCGGGCTGTGAACACGACCGACACCACATGCCCACGCGGATCCCGTCCCGGGGCTGAGTAGACACGGAACTGCCGCAGATTCTCAAGATCCAGCTCAGTTTCCTCCTTGACCTCCCGCCTAACTGCGGCTTCGACGCTCTCGCCAGATTCCACAAACCCACCGGGAAGGGCCCAACCAAGAGGCGTATACTTGCGCTGAATCACGAGCGCCTTGCCGTCCACAAGGACTATGCAGTCAACCGCCAGCCTTGGTTGCCGAGGCTTATCCTGCATGTGGCATCACAGCGGACCTTGCCCGGCTGCCCCGCCCTTGTCATGAGCCAAGCCCAACGCAGTCAGGACGGTCTGAACAAGCCTGCGCTCAAACACGCTCATGCCCTGGGGCGTGGACTTGTAGAGTACGTGCCGAAGGTGCATGAGATCGAACGGAACCTCATCGTCCTGCGTGATGAGAACTACTTCCTTGCCCATCGCGACGCATATTCCTGTCTCGTAGAAGACGTTCGGGTTGCCACGCGTCAGATCCGCAACGACGATTCTTGCATTACGCAGGGCGAGCACAATGTCATCCATGACCGGCCTGTTTGAGAATATGCCGTCCGCCCTCAGCACGTCCAGTCCGACCTCCCGGAGCGCGTTGCGCATGTGGTCGTAGACTGGCTTGAGTTGCGGTCGAAAGGGCATGAGTACAAAGCACAGGTTCGGATTGACGTATGGATGCGGTACAAAAACCGGTGACGAACCGCGCATCTCTAGAAACTGCGCGACCGCGCTGTCCAAACAATCACGCGTGTTCTCGATTACTGTCAGCGGCTCACCCGACCTGTGCCGACCGTTAATGAAGGCCAAGTCGAGCACGTTCAGCTGCATCCGGCGTCGGATGAACTGCAACGGAGTCGCGCTTCCGTACTCTTGGCTGCTGAACGTCCGGTCAGCCACCTTCATTCGGAGTCTTCGCCGGAGTTCGACGTTCGGAGCGAAGTCACTCTCCAAGCATCTCGGATCAAAGAGCTCATCCACCGTCCCCGTGTGAACAAACACCGTCGCGATATTCGCGCCGTAGGTGGCCTTGAGCTTCGAGGCACCGAATGTGCCAGACATGATGATCCCGTCATCAACCGAGTGTATGGCTTCTATGATGTGGCGGGCATCGATCCCGAAGTAGTACCCTTCATATTCCTCGATGTGTACGAAGTCGCCCGCCAGTATCTTGCGCAGGAAGCCCGCCTTAGGTACGAAGTGGTAATCGACTCCGTCCCGTTCTCTCGGCCGTCTGGGTCTAGACGTGGTCCTGCACAAGAGTTGTAGACGCTGTGGACGCATCTTCTGAAGAGCCCGGAGGAACGCCGTCTTTCCGGCTCCAGAACAACCGCATACAGCGTATATGCGCCCCATATGTTCGCCGTGTTCAGCGTATTGGCAGGAACGACAAGTTCATGTCAACGGACCGGAGACGCCGATACTACTTGACGGTACCGATAGAACTAGCTCAGCCATCTTGCCTAATTATACGTTGTCAGGAAACTCAGTCAATTCCGCGATGCAGCGCGTCCGACCCCATCGAGTGGCCGGTACGTCAAGCGAATGGTGACTCGATCTCTGAGGCGGATATGTTACGGTGCTCCTCCGCCAACATCGGAATACGCCAGTAGGGACTGTCATCAACCGGGGAAAATGCAGTCGTCCGCGAGCTCAGGCTACTTACCCTTCATTGTGACCCGAGCTACCGGATGGTGCAAGCAAGGAAGCAGAAGGGATTGCGTCCTTGCCCTGGATGTAGTTTGCCAATGCCTCCTGCCAAGGTCTCAGTTCCCTCCCGAATCGGCGCTTGAAGTTGCGATTCTCCAACACGGAGAATGCCGGCCGCGGCGCCCGTCTGGCAGCCGTGGCGGTGTCAATCGGTACGACTTCACACTTTGCGCCCGAGAGCTTCACCACTTCCGTCGCGAGTTCGAACCAGGAACATTGGCCGGAGTTTGTCACGTGGTAGAGACCGAAGTGCTTGGAACGGGCAAGATCCCACAATGGCCGGCACAGGTCACGCGCATAGGTCGGCGACCCAACTTGGTCGCTAACCACTTCTATTCTTGGAACTTGCTGCGACTTCTCACGTATAGTGTCAACGAAGTTTCGGCCGTACCTGCCGTAGAGCCAGCTCGTGCGTACGATGAAATGGCGGCGACAGCTCCGCGTGACCGCGTTCTCGCCCATCAGCTTGGTCCGGCCGTAGATGGAGAGCGGGTTGGTGGCGTCGTTCTCGCGGTAGGGTCGCCTGGATCGGCCGTCGAAGACGTAGTCGGTCGAAAGGTAGACCATTTTCCGGCTGAGCTCCTCAACGCCAAGCGCCACAGCCCAGGTGCCTTGAAGGTTGACGCTGGTCGCTCCGCCCGCATCGTCCTCGCAGCCGTCCACGTCAGTCCGTGCAGCGAGGTGGAACACGACGTCGGGGCCAACCTGGTGAATGCCATTGATGGTCTTCTCAACGTCGGTGACGTCATGCTCGGGCAGATCCCAGCCGATGACCTCCTCATTCTGGTGGCGAAGAAATTGCACCAGATCAGTCCCAAGCATCCCGTTGGCACCGGTGACTAGGCAGCGCATATGACTCGGTGAAGCCGGCCCGGCAGGAGACGCATCTGTCTGAGTGTATCCCCGGCGGCCACGGAATCAAGTCGCCATGGGTTTGACTAGTTGCGGCATGGGACTATACTGACGCAAGTTGGCAAGAACCATCTTCGTCGTTCTCTGGCTGGTCTGCACCGGCGCCGCCCGTTATGACCCGCTATCGGTCTCCGGCGAGTGGATGATCAATGCCTACAAGGCGGTGCTCTCGCCGCTGCAGGGCCAGAACGTCTGCAACTTCCAACCCACGTGCTCGCAGTTCATGAAAGCCGCAATCAAATCACAGGGATTCTTTCCGGGCGTATTCATAGGCGCCGACCGCCTGATGCGCGACAACCCGGAAGTCTGGGCGTACTACGGGAATTACTACACGGGCGGCGTTGTGAACGGCAGAATCCCTGACCCGGTGGAGAACCACCTCGCATGGCGCAAGCCGGCCGACGAGCCGGGGCTCCTGGTGGCGGCGTCGCCGGGTTCCGCTCAAGAGAGCACCGGAGGCAGAAACACGCCCCCGATTCCGAACCTGAGTTTCGCCGACTTTCTGTACTCTTCAAGCGATTATCAGCTGGCTGCGGCAGAGTACCTGAGAGTGAGATTCGCGTCGGGCTCGCCCGGCGTAAGCGCCTATGCCGGGCTCATGGCGGCTGAGTCGTACCTGCGGGACGGGGACATTCCGGCGGCGCGTCACGCTTTCAAGGACCTGGAATATCCATCATCACACGACTTCAAGTACTACGGGCTCGGCCGGGCCTGCTTCGCCGAGGCCGACTATGCCGGAGCACGCGCTGTTCTCGATTCAATCACTTCCTCTCCCCTCTCGCGACAGGCCCGGGACCTATCCGGCTGGACATACTTCCGGCAACACCGATTCGCCGACGGCGCGTCTCTGCTCAAGCCGGCTGGTGGCGCGGGGCAATCGACCGCGGCCGAGGACGAACTGTCCTCAATGGATGGACGCGCCATTCGACGACGCTCCCGACTCGTAAGCACCCTGCTCTCTGCGGTCATCCCGGGCGTGGGACAAATCTACTCGGGCCGAGCCGGCGACGGAGGATACTCGTTCCTGACCGTTGCCGGGGCCGGCATCGTCACCTGGTGGTTCGCTGAGGAACACGGCAAGTATGACCCGACGTACGTCAAGGTATCCATCATCGGCGCCATCACCGCTCTGTTCTATGCGGGCAATGTCTACGGGGCAAACATCGCGGCCCGCGACTACAACCGGCTTCAGGAGCGCCGCTACGTCCAGCGCGCCGACTCTCTGTTTGGCCTCATCCCGCTGGAGCCGGACTATCGGGCGCTACTCGACTCGGTGCCTCGTGACACAGCCACCGCCGGCCGCCAATGATACTGCTTCTCGTCCTCTTCTCCCAATCGCCGATCGCCAATCACCAATCGCCAATCGCTGAAATGGCCCTGGGAGACTCGCTGCT
Coding sequences within it:
- a CDS encoding NUDIX hydrolase — its product is MQDKPRQPRLAVDCIVLVDGKALVIQRKYTPLGWALPGGFVESGESVEAAVRREVKEETELDLENLRQFRVYSAPGRDPRGHVVSVVFTARGIGKPRAGDDADRYRLIDLDAITETELVFDHAEILRDFRESGARSMPGQKDMTDSAEESDRVPAPSVVAIPRR
- the rfbD gene encoding dTDP-4-dehydrorhamnose reductase, producing the protein MRCLVTGANGMLGTDLVQFLRHQNEEVIGWDLPEHDVTDVEKTINGIHQVGPDVVFHLAARTDVDGCEDDAGGATSVNLQGTWAVALGVEELSRKMVYLSTDYVFDGRSRRPYRENDATNPLSIYGRTKLMGENAVTRSCRRHFIVRTSWLYGRYGRNFVDTIREKSQQVPRIEVVSDQVGSPTYARDLCRPLWDLARSKHFGLYHVTNSGQCSWFELATEVVKLSGAKCEVVPIDTATAARRAPRPAFSVLENRNFKRRFGRELRPWQEALANYIQGKDAIPSASLLAPSGSSGHNEG
- a CDS encoding glutamate mutase L, which produces MAEVIEKDKITRILATDCGSTTTKAILIEKRGTEYRLSTRGEAPTTVEAPFEDVTRGVLNSVMEVEELSGVKLLDGETIIKPKKGDKEGTDVYISTSSAGGGLQMMVAGVVLTMSGESAARAALGAGAIVMDVIASNDGRLPHEKIERIRTLRPDMILLSGGIDGGTISHVVELAELIAAADPKPRFGVGYNLPVIFAGNTDARELVLKTLRDKSAIEVVENIRPVLERENLRPARNKIHDLFMEHVMAHAPGYRKLMEWTDVPIMPTPGAVGLLIENIGKSQGIAVLGVDIGGATTDVFSVFQGVFNRTVSANLGMSYSISNVLAEAGEKNIMRWLPMEMSAAEVRNRIRNKMIRPTTIPSTLEDLKLEQAIAREALRLALVHHKSMAVGLKGVQQERTISDAFAQSRTGETLVSMMDLNLVVGSGGALSHAPRRVQSAMMTMDAFQPEGVTRLTVDSIFMMPHLGVLTEVHPEAAYEVFEKDCLIHLGTCIAPVGEGKDGGRCVHVKVVKADGKEMEARVEFGNIAILPLGVGESAQATISPERGFDVGAGAGKAHEAKVEGGLVGVIIDCRGRPLVLAEDDKTRMEALRKWAMQLDAYPA
- the yidD gene encoding membrane protein insertion efficiency factor YidD, with amino-acid sequence MARTIFVVLWLVCTGAARYDPLSVSGEWMINAYKAVLSPLQGQNVCNFQPTCSQFMKAAIKSQGFFPGVFIGADRLMRDNPEVWAYYGNYYTGGVVNGRIPDPVENHLAWRKPADEPGLLVAASPGSAQESTGGRNTPPIPNLSFADFLYSSSDYQLAAAEYLRVRFASGSPGVSAYAGLMAAESYLRDGDIPAARHAFKDLEYPSSHDFKYYGLGRACFAEADYAGARAVLDSITSSPLSRQARDLSGWTYFRQHRFADGASLLKPAGGAGQSTAAEDELSSMDGRAIRRRSRLVSTLLSAVIPGVGQIYSGRAGDGGYSFLTVAGAGIVTWWFAEEHGKYDPTYVKVSIIGAITALFYAGNVYGANIAARDYNRLQERRYVQRADSLFGLIPLEPDYRALLDSVPRDTATAGRQ
- the nagA gene encoding N-acetylglucosamine-6-phosphate deacetylase — encoded protein: MQSQRLVLRNGLVRASGDVLGRRSVVCENGIISAIVESSDPCKTSGSTIDCSDLVVMPGFIELHVHGGGGRDSREGTADAIRVMASTYARFGVTSLLITLTNLGDENLRLSCHSINEVMQAPTTGANILGIHMEGPFLNLKYKGGIYGNGLSLPSTQVVDRCLDFAGGALRIMTLAPELKGSNKVIDRLLRAGVVVSLGHSGATYDQAVNAMATGCRHVAHLFNGMASITGRDPGLAGAALCDDRCSVEVIADGHHVAAANVLGIMRLKPRSKVCLVTDACKAAGTDMDGFDNPSGFRVEIRDGRTWGPKGKLVGSVLTLDQAIRNVLSWSSLSMTDVLPMVTANPAKELNLYPQKGEIAVGSDADIAIVDADGRVAYTIIGGSVAYARGGGQVERGC